The Kitasatospora paranensis genome has a window encoding:
- a CDS encoding FecCD family ABC transporter permease: protein MSTLRIGTTLSVRFRPRALIVGLACTALALGVGILALGSGDYPLGPADVVRTLTGGGTPAEDFIVNQLRLPRVVTALLVGAALGLAGALFQSLVRNPLGSPDVLGFTQGASAGALIVVITGGSSAALAGGAVLGGLVSGAAIYALAWKGGVHGSRLVLIGIGSSAILTGVNGYLLTRTQLMDAARAVLWLTGSLDGRGWRDAVPLLVALAVLGPAVLLGCGRALRVIEMGDDAASGLGVRVERVRLALLGCAVLLAALAAAAAGPVSFVALTAPQLARRLTRAPGPNLLAAMCTGAALLVTADYAAQRVLPGHQLPVGVVTGVLGGGHLVWLLATERRAGRI, encoded by the coding sequence ATGAGCACCCTCCGCATCGGGACGACCCTGTCCGTCCGCTTCCGCCCGCGGGCCCTGATCGTCGGCCTGGCCTGCACCGCGCTGGCGCTCGGCGTCGGCATCCTCGCCCTCGGCAGTGGCGACTACCCGCTCGGTCCGGCCGACGTCGTGCGCACCCTCACCGGCGGCGGCACCCCGGCCGAGGACTTCATCGTCAACCAGCTGCGGCTGCCGCGGGTCGTCACGGCCCTGCTGGTCGGCGCCGCGCTCGGGCTGGCCGGGGCACTCTTCCAGTCCCTCGTCCGCAACCCGCTCGGCAGCCCCGACGTGCTCGGCTTCACCCAGGGCGCGTCGGCCGGCGCCCTGATCGTGGTGATCACCGGCGGCAGCAGCGCGGCCCTGGCCGGCGGCGCCGTGCTCGGCGGCCTGGTCAGCGGCGCCGCCATCTACGCCCTCGCCTGGAAGGGCGGGGTGCACGGCAGCCGGCTCGTCCTCATCGGCATCGGCAGCTCCGCGATCCTCACCGGCGTCAACGGCTACCTGCTGACCCGCACCCAGCTCATGGACGCCGCCCGTGCGGTCCTCTGGCTGACCGGCAGCCTCGACGGCCGCGGCTGGCGCGACGCCGTACCGCTGCTGGTGGCCCTCGCCGTGCTCGGCCCCGCCGTGCTGCTCGGCTGCGGGCGCGCGCTGCGCGTCATCGAGATGGGCGACGACGCGGCGAGCGGCCTCGGCGTGCGGGTCGAACGCGTCCGGCTGGCCCTGCTCGGCTGCGCCGTCCTGCTCGCCGCGCTCGCCGCGGCCGCCGCCGGCCCGGTCTCCTTCGTCGCCCTCACCGCCCCCCAGCTCGCCCGCCGCCTCACCCGGGCGCCCGGCCCCAACCTGCTCGCCGCGATGTGCACCGGCGCCGCCCTGCTGGTCACCGCCGACTACGCGGCGCAGCGGGTCCTCCCCGGCCACCAGCTGCCGGTCGGCGTCGTCACCGGCGTCCTCGGCGGCGGCCACCTGGTCTGGCTGCTCGCCACCGAGCGCAGGGCAGGCCGGATTTGA
- a CDS encoding iron ABC transporter permease, with translation MPLTKSPPNQGGSAGASPPAGPVRGGRAVRRAAGLGAAVLVLLAVVALSIGVGARELSPVEVWHGLFDAHSEAYTVVHRMRLPRTLLGLLCGSALGLAGGVMQALTRNPLADPGLLGINAGASAAVVTVASFLGVATFDGYVWFALVGTAAVAVLVYAVGGGRGATPARLALAGSALNATLFSYVNAVMLLDAGALEKMRFWTVGSLAGAQGGTVLKVLPFVAVGLVVALALARPLNVMALGDDAARALGARPELIRAAAIVAVTLLCGAATAACGPIVFVGLMVPHFVRALTGPDLRWLFPYCAVLAPVLLLGADVLGRVLGRPGELQVGIVTAVLGGPFFLHFARRGRVARA, from the coding sequence GTGCCGCTCACCAAGTCACCGCCAAACCAAGGAGGTTCGGCGGGAGCATCACCGCCCGCCGGGCCGGTCCGGGGCGGCCGGGCCGTCCGGCGGGCAGCCGGGCTCGGTGCCGCCGTGCTCGTCCTGCTCGCCGTCGTCGCGCTCAGCATCGGCGTCGGCGCCCGCGAACTGTCACCCGTCGAGGTCTGGCACGGCCTGTTCGACGCCCACTCCGAGGCCTACACCGTCGTCCACCGGATGCGGCTGCCGCGCACCCTGCTCGGCCTGCTCTGCGGATCCGCTCTCGGCCTCGCCGGCGGTGTGATGCAGGCGCTGACCCGCAATCCGCTCGCCGACCCGGGGCTGCTCGGCATCAACGCCGGGGCCTCCGCCGCCGTCGTCACCGTCGCCTCCTTCCTCGGCGTCGCCACCTTCGACGGCTACGTCTGGTTCGCCCTGGTCGGCACCGCGGCCGTCGCGGTGCTCGTCTACGCCGTCGGCGGCGGTCGCGGCGCCACCCCCGCCCGGCTCGCCCTCGCCGGCTCCGCCCTCAACGCCACCCTCTTCAGCTACGTCAACGCGGTGATGCTGCTGGACGCCGGAGCCCTGGAGAAGATGCGCTTCTGGACGGTCGGTTCGCTGGCCGGGGCCCAGGGCGGCACCGTCCTGAAGGTGCTGCCGTTCGTCGCCGTCGGGCTGGTCGTCGCGCTCGCCCTGGCCCGGCCGCTGAACGTCATGGCGCTCGGCGACGACGCGGCCCGCGCCCTCGGCGCCCGCCCCGAACTGATCCGGGCCGCCGCGATCGTCGCCGTCACGCTGCTGTGCGGCGCCGCCACCGCGGCCTGCGGCCCGATCGTCTTCGTCGGCCTGATGGTGCCGCACTTCGTCCGCGCCCTCACCGGCCCCGACCTGCGCTGGCTCTTCCCGTACTGCGCGGTGCTCGCCCCCGTCCTGCTGCTCGGCGCGGACGTGCTGGGCCGCGTCCTCGGCCGGCCCGGCGAACTCCAGGTCGGCATCGTCACCGCCGTCCTCGGCGGCCCGTTCTTCCTCCACTTCGCACGCCGGGGAAGGGTGGCGCGGGCATGA
- a CDS encoding ABC transporter substrate-binding protein: MLAAGGATAVGALLAACGSNGSSGSDAGSPAKATAAGPWSFTDDRKKAVTAESTPSRVVAFTGTAAALVDFGLDRQIVGVFGETRAADGKADPQAGDLDIGKVEILGNVWGEFSVEKYAALRPELLVTHMYDPDALWYVPDESKDKILGLAPSVAITTARVPMTTPIQRYAQLAESLGADLKAKKVTDAKARFEAAAEDLRQAAKAAGGIKVMAASGSPDIFYVSNPKIATDLLHFSELGVDFVVPTKLEAGDYYEALSWENAGKFAADLIILDKRSTALQPKDLAAKPTWAQLPAVKAGQVVPWDSVPRFSWAGAAPLLENLAKAIRSAKKVG, encoded by the coding sequence CTGCTCGCTGCCGGAGGCGCCACCGCCGTCGGCGCCCTGCTCGCCGCCTGCGGCAGCAACGGCAGTTCGGGATCCGACGCCGGCTCCCCGGCCAAGGCCACCGCGGCCGGCCCCTGGTCGTTCACCGACGACCGCAAGAAGGCCGTCACTGCCGAGAGCACACCCAGCCGGGTGGTCGCCTTCACCGGCACCGCGGCCGCCCTGGTGGACTTCGGTCTCGACAGGCAGATCGTCGGCGTCTTCGGCGAGACCAGGGCCGCCGACGGCAAGGCAGACCCGCAGGCCGGCGACCTCGACATCGGCAAGGTCGAGATCCTCGGCAACGTCTGGGGCGAGTTCAGCGTGGAGAAGTACGCGGCGCTGCGCCCCGAACTGCTGGTGACCCACATGTACGACCCGGACGCCCTCTGGTACGTGCCGGACGAGAGCAAGGACAAGATCCTCGGCCTCGCGCCGAGCGTGGCGATCACCACCGCCCGCGTCCCGATGACCACGCCGATCCAGCGCTACGCCCAGCTCGCCGAGTCGCTCGGTGCGGACCTGAAGGCCAAGAAGGTCACCGACGCCAAGGCCCGTTTCGAGGCCGCCGCCGAGGACCTGCGGCAGGCCGCGAAGGCGGCCGGCGGCATCAAGGTGATGGCCGCCTCCGGCAGCCCCGACATCTTCTACGTCTCCAACCCGAAGATCGCCACCGACCTGCTCCACTTCTCCGAACTCGGCGTGGACTTCGTGGTGCCGACCAAGCTGGAGGCCGGTGACTACTACGAGGCGCTCAGCTGGGAGAACGCGGGCAAGTTCGCCGCCGACCTGATCATCCTGGACAAGCGCAGCACCGCGCTGCAGCCCAAGGACCTCGCCGCCAAGCCGACCTGGGCCCAGCTGCCCGCCGTGAAGGCCGGCCAGGTCGTCCCGTGGGACTCCGTGCCCCGCTTCTCCTGGGCGGGCGCCGCACCGCTGCTGGAGAACCTCGCCAAGGCCATCCGCTCCGCGAAGAAGGTCGGTTGA
- a CDS encoding aspartate aminotransferase family protein → MDARAHLFNGATVEDYRRSLTAGIDRVAARIAGTERPFTGITPDRLAPEISAVDLDRPLGDPAEALAELEDVYLRDAVYFHHPRYLAHLNCPVVIPALLGEAVLTAVNSSLDTWDQSAGGTLIERRLIDWTAERIGLGPDADGVFTSGGSQSNFQAMLLAREEACDRASADSPVPIAKQDILPRLRIIASEAGHFSVQKSAKMLGLGPDAVITVGTDRHRRMNPAALAREIDRCRREDLRVMAVVGTAGTTDFGSIDPLPQIADLCADAGLWLHVDAAYGCGLLASRTRRDLLDGIERAHSVTVDYHKSFFQPVSSSALLVRDGAALRHATYYADYLNPARMAKRRIPNQVDKSVQTTRRFDALKLWLTLRVMGADAIGALFDEVVDRATEAYDLLAEDPRFEVVTRSQLSTVVFRWLPPAGPLRALADEANLHAREALAASGEAVVAGTKVDGHHYLKFTLLNPETTLDDIAHVLDLLAEHAGRYVNDRTAAPELCRAAG, encoded by the coding sequence GTGGACGCGAGAGCGCACCTGTTCAACGGCGCAACGGTGGAGGACTACCGACGGTCCCTCACGGCCGGGATCGACCGCGTCGCCGCCCGGATCGCCGGCACCGAGCGGCCGTTCACCGGAATCACCCCCGACCGGCTCGCCCCCGAGATATCCGCCGTCGACCTGGACCGCCCGCTCGGCGACCCGGCCGAAGCCCTCGCCGAGCTGGAGGACGTCTACCTCCGCGACGCCGTCTACTTCCACCACCCCCGCTACCTCGCCCACCTCAACTGCCCGGTGGTCATCCCCGCACTGCTCGGCGAGGCCGTCCTCACCGCCGTCAACTCCTCGCTGGACACCTGGGACCAGAGCGCCGGCGGCACCCTCATCGAACGCCGCCTGATCGACTGGACGGCCGAGCGGATCGGCCTCGGCCCGGACGCCGACGGCGTCTTCACCAGCGGCGGCAGCCAGTCCAACTTCCAGGCCATGCTGCTCGCCCGCGAGGAGGCCTGCGACCGGGCCTCCGCCGACTCACCCGTGCCGATCGCCAAGCAGGACATCCTGCCGCGCCTGCGCATCATCGCCTCCGAGGCCGGCCACTTCAGCGTGCAGAAGTCCGCGAAGATGCTCGGCCTCGGCCCGGACGCCGTCATCACGGTCGGCACCGACCGGCACCGCAGGATGAACCCCGCCGCACTCGCCCGCGAGATCGACCGCTGCCGCCGCGAGGACCTTCGGGTGATGGCCGTCGTCGGCACCGCCGGCACCACCGACTTCGGCTCCATCGACCCGCTCCCGCAGATCGCCGACCTGTGCGCCGACGCGGGCCTGTGGCTGCACGTCGACGCCGCGTACGGCTGCGGCCTGCTCGCCTCGCGCACCCGCCGCGACCTGCTCGACGGCATCGAGCGGGCCCACTCGGTCACCGTCGACTACCACAAGTCCTTCTTCCAGCCCGTCAGTTCCAGCGCCCTGCTGGTCCGGGACGGCGCCGCGCTCCGGCACGCCACGTACTACGCCGACTACCTCAACCCGGCCCGGATGGCGAAGCGCCGGATCCCCAACCAGGTCGACAAGTCCGTCCAGACCACCCGCCGGTTCGACGCCCTCAAGCTCTGGCTGACCCTGCGCGTCATGGGCGCCGACGCGATCGGCGCGCTCTTCGACGAGGTCGTGGACCGCGCCACCGAGGCCTACGACCTGCTGGCCGAGGACCCGCGCTTCGAGGTCGTCACCCGCTCCCAACTCAGCACCGTCGTCTTCCGCTGGCTGCCGCCCGCCGGCCCGCTGCGGGCCCTCGCCGACGAGGCCAACCTGCACGCCCGCGAGGCCCTCGCCGCCTCCGGCGAGGCCGTCGTCGCCGGCACCAAGGTCGACGGCCACCACTACCTCAAGTTCACCCTGCTCAACCCGGAGACCACGCTGGACGACATCGCGCACGTCCTCGACCTCCTCGCCGAGCACGCCGGCCGCTACGTCAACGACCGGACGGCCGCCCCCGAACTCTGCCGCGCCGCCGGCTGA